A region from the Benincasa hispida cultivar B227 chromosome 8, ASM972705v1, whole genome shotgun sequence genome encodes:
- the LOC120082557 gene encoding GDSL esterase/lipase At5g45960, whose amino-acid sequence MNQHPRFSHFALILILFLFLLHFPTFFYKSQALTNGGRHTKAPTTNSSSSVAALLVFGDSTVDPGNNNFVPTIFRSNFPPYGKDFPFHIPTGRFSNGRLSTDFIASYFGVKDYVPPYLDPTLSIEDLMTGVSFASAGSGFDPLTPKVGNVVSIAAQVEYFKEYKQRLESAIGKQRTINHIKNTVFFISAATNDFVITYFNLPLRRKTFTLSAYQQFIIQQISQFFQALWAEGARRIVMPGLAPMGCLPVVITLYSSNAFLERGCIDRYSAAARDFNALLQAELLSLQTRLSQKSPTFIAYIDAYDRVTEIIRNVGKSGFEKVDVGCCGSGYLEMSLLCNYKSPVCPDADKYLFFDAIHPTEKLYYNLFQAGIPAFDYVTRDLR is encoded by the exons ATGAATCAACACCCTCGTTTTTCCCATTTTGCCCTCATCCTcatcctcttcctcttccttctcCATTTCCCTACATTCTTCTACAAATCCCAAGCTCTGACAAACGGCGGCCGGCATACTAAAGCTCCTACCACCAACTCCTCCTCGTCGGTGGCGGCACTTTTGGTGTTCGGAGATTCCACCGTCGATCCCGGTAATAATAACTTCGTTCCTACCATTTTTAGAAGCAATTTTCCTCCTTATGGCAAAGATTTCCCCTTCCATATCCCCACCGGAAGATTCTCCAATGGCCGCCTGAGCACCGATTTTATAGCTTCCTACTTCGGAGTGAAGGATTATGTTCCGCCGTATTTAGACCCGACGCTTAGcatcgaggatttaatgacGGGCGTCAGTTTTGCCTCCGCAGGTTCCGGGTTCGACCCCCTCACGCCCAAAGTTGGG AACGTTGTGTCGATAGCAGCACAAGTGGAGTATTTCaaagaatacaaacaaagattGGAATCTGCAATTGGAAAGCAAAGAACCATAAATCATATAAAGAATACAGTGTTCTTTATCAGTGCAGCAACCAACGACTTTGTTATCACTTACTTCAATTTACCCCTTCGAAGAAAGACATTCACTCTCTCAGCTTACCAGCAGTTCATCATTCAACAAATCTCCCAATTTTTCCAG GCCTTATGGGCCGAAGGAGCAAGAAGAATCGTGATGCCGGGGTTAGCGCCGATGGGATGCTTGCCGGTGGTGATAACGCTATATTCCAGCAACGCCTTCCTCGAACGCGGCTGCATCGACCGCTACTCCGCCGCCGCCAGAGACTTTAACGCTCTTCTCCAAGCCGAACTCCTCTCTTTACAGACTCGTCTCTCTCAAAAATCCCCCACTTTCATCGCCTACATCGACGCCTACGATCGCGTCACCGAAATCATCCGCAACGTCGGAAAATCCG GGTTTGAAAAAGTGGATGTTGGGTGCTGTGGAAGCGGGTACTTGGAGATGTCGCTGCTTTGTAATTACAAATCACCGGTGTGCCCTGACGCTGACAAGTATTTGTTTTTTGACGCGATTCATCCGACGGAGAAGTTGTATTACAACCTTTTTCAGGCTGGAATCCCGGCGTTTGATTATGTCACCAGAGATTTGCGTTGA